Within the Acidipropionibacterium acidipropionici genome, the region CATGCTGCTGGTGTCTTTGGCACCCGAGGCGGGATCGCAGTTGGCCCATTTCTGGTCGATGTTGGCAGAGGGGCCCGCCGCGGAACTCGAGTCACCTGAGCCGCCCCCGGTGTTGGAGGCGCCACACGCCGACAAGGTCATCGCTGCCGCACCGAACAGTGCGGTGAGCGCCACAAGCTTCTTCCTGATCATCCTTGAACTTCCTCTCAACCTGGTGAGATTGGTCGCAGTTGCAGTGGAGTAGCGGTCACTTCGATGTCCGGGCGAGCCCGAACAGTTAGGGAGATGTTAGCCGCAGACCGCTCAACCGCAAGGCTGAGAACAGGTCCAGGTCCGTATAGAGAGACCGCCGAAGACACTCCCGCCCCGTTGTCCCTCGCCTCTGGCGAGAGGGGGAACGACGGGGCGGGAATGAAGAGCCAGAAGGGCCTCAGATCACTTGACCTGCAGCTTTCCTTCCTGCCAGTTCTTCATCCAATCGGGATTGTCCTTGGCCCATTCGGCCACGGCCTTGTCCTGATCCTCTCCGCCATAGTTATCGTCGGAGAACATCACATTCTCCAGGCTTGAGAGGTTCTTGTCGTCGAATGCCATGTTCTTGACAAGCTGGGCCGCCTTCGGGAAGTCCTTCTCGAAGCCTGGCCGGCCGAAGCTGTACAGCACCTCGGCGCCGCCCATGGCCCCCTTCGGATCCTTCAGGTCACGCACCGGGTAGGCATCGTAGGCCCAGTGGGGGGTCCACAGGGTCACCGCGATGTCCTGCTTGGCCTCGGTGGACTTCTTCAGCTGGGCCAGCATGGCCGGCGTCGAGGACACCTTGAAGTTCAAGTTGTCCAGACCGTACTTCGGGATGGCCGAGTTCTGCGTGGTCTTGGTCAGACCGGCGCCCGCCTCGATGCCGTACAGCGTGTTGTTGTACTCGCTGGCCATCGACTTGAGGTCGCCGATGGACTGAGCCTTCGAGTCCTTGTTCACGGCGATGGTCAGCTTGGCGTTGTCGTACCAGCAGCCCAGGTTCTCCAGCTTGTCGCCGAACTTCTTGATGTAGTCGGCGTGGGTCAGCGGCAGCCAGGCGTCGGTGATGAGATCGATATCCCCACCGGCCACGCCGGTGTACCCGGGGCCTGCGTCGAAGCCCTTGATCGTCACGTTGTAGCCCTGCTTGTCCAGCTCATACTTGATGAGGTGGGCGGTGGCGAAGGACTCGTCCCAGCCGTTGAAGGCACCGATCGTGATGTCCTTCTTGCTGTCGGCGTCCATGCTGCTGGAGTCCTTGACCCCGTCGGTGACCTTGCAGTTGGCCCACTTCTGATCGACGTTGGACGACGGCTCGTCGGACGAGCTGCCCGCCGCCGATCCTCCTCCGCTGTTGGAGGCGCCACAGCCCGACAGCGCCAAGGCTCCCGCGCTGAGCAGCGCGGTGAGCGCCAGAAGCTTCTTCCTAACCATCTCTACTCCTTCGTGTTGGGGGAATGACGGGGTCGAACGGTGACCCCAGGTCTCATCGGGTGCTCAGCCGGCCGCCTGAGCGCGCGCCAGCGGGGTCCGCTTGGCCAGGCCGCTCGTGATGCGGTCCAGGAAGACCGCGACGACCACGACGGCCACTCCGGCCTCCATACCCAGGCCGATGTCGACCTGCGAGAGGGCGGCGACGACGTCTCCTCCGAGGCCGCCGGCGCCGACCATGCCGGACAGCACCACCATAGACAGCGCGAGCATGATCACCTGGTTGACGCCGGCCATGATGGTGGGCATCGCCAGCGGGATCTGGATCCGGGCGAGGATGTGGGTCGGGCTCGCCCCGAAGGCCGCGCCGGCCTCCACGGTCTCGGCGTCGACCTGCCGGATACCCAGTTCGGTGAATCGCACACCGGGCGGCAGCGCGAAGATGATCGTCGCGACCGCGCCGGGCACCTGACCGACGCTGAACAGCACGATCATCGGCACCAGGTAGGCCAGTGCCGGCATGGTCTGCATGAAGTCCAGCACCGGTTTGATGAACGCCGAGAAGCCGGCGCGTTTGGCCGCCAGGATGCCCAGCGGGATGGCGATGATGAGCGCGATCACCACGGCGACGAGCACCAGGGCGAGTGTGCTCATGGTGTTCTCCCACTGGTCCACGGCGCGCACCACGTAGAAGCCGATCAACGTGAACAGCGCCACCTTCCATGAGGCGCACAGCCATGCGATGGCCGCCAAAATGACGATCATGATCAGGTAGAGGGGGGCGGACAGCACCGCGGACAGGCCGTCGTAGAGCCCCCCGACGACGATGTTGAAGAACGAGATCAACCAGTCGAACGTCTGCTGGAACCAGGTGAAGAAGCTCTCGATCCAGCTACCGAGCGGGATTCGAGGGCTGGCGAAATCAAAACCACCCATGGAGATCAGGCCTCCTTCTGGTCATCGTCGGTGTGCGTGGGGGTGTCGGTCGCCTGGTCTGAGCCGCTACCGCTCACCGACCCGGTCGTGCGCTGATCGGCCGGTTCCAGGCCGATCGGCTCATCCTCGGTGATGATCGGGAGTTCGCCGGTGTCCTCCAGGGAGGTGACCACACCCTCGGCGGCCTTGCCCTCGTTCATCCGCGACATGGAGTCGAGCAGCGCGACGCGCGGAACAATGCCCAGGAGGTGGAACCCGTCGTCGACCACCGCCAGCGGCACCCGGGCGTTCGAGCTGGGTGCGAAGAGCTGGGCCAGCGGGGCGTCCGGTTTGACGGTGAGGATGTCCGAGTTGTCGACGATCGAGGAGATCTCGGTCTTGCCCTCACGGGCCGCATTGACCACGGACTGGTCGTCCACGGTGCCCAGCAGACGCCGGTTCTCATCGACGACGAACACGCCGGAGACCCCGAGGGTCTCCATGATGCGCAGCACCCGTCGGGGCCTGGCGATGGTGGACACCACCGCGTCGGTCTCCCTCATCACGGTCGAGGCGGTGAGCACGCGGGTGCGGTCGACATCCTGGATGAAGTCGGCCACGTAGTCGTCGGCCGGCTGGGTGAGGATCTCCTCGGAGGTACCGATCTGGGCGATGCGTCCGTTGCGCATGACCGCGATGTGATCCCCGAGGTACATCGCCTCGTTGAGGTCGTGGGTGATGAAGATGATGGTCTTCTGGATCTTCGACTGCAGCTCGACGAGCTCGTCCTGCATCTCGCGGCGGATCAGCGGGTCGAGCGCCGAGAAGGCCTCATCCATCAGAAGGATGTCGGTTCCGGCGGCCAGCGCCCTGGCCAGCCCGACACGCTGCTGCATGCCGCCGGAGAGCTGGTGCGGATATTTGTCCCCCCAGCCTTTCAGCCCGACGGTGTGAAGCCACTCATTGGCCTTCTCGAGCTGCTCCTTCTTGTCACCCTTGCGCTGGAGCTTCAGCCCGTAGGCGGCGTTCTCGCGCACCGTGAGGTGCGGCAGCAGGGCGAAGTGCTGGAACACCATCGAGACGTGCTCGCGACGCAGCGCGCGCAGCTGTGTGGCGCCCATCTCGGAGACGACGTTCTCGCCGATCGTGATCTCACCGGCCGATGGGGCCCACAGGCCGTTGACCATGCGGATGAGTGTGGACTTGCCCGACCCGGACAGGCCCATGACGACGAACGTCTCGCCCTTCTCGACGCCGAAGCTGGCGTCGATGACGGCGGCAGTACCCAGATGGGCGAGCTCAGATCTGCGTTCCCCCGCCTTCAGGCGGTCGACGACTTCCTGCTCGTGCCGTCCAAACACCTTGAAGACGTGTGACGCACGTACTATAGCCACTTCGTGTAAGACCTTCCTTTTGATTCCTGCTGGATATTCCCTCAATTAATTCTGGAATACCACGGCTCATCAGAACAGATAGGCTGACAAACGATTTCAGCCACGCTATCAGCGAGATTCACAGGACGCAAGGCGATCCGCTCGAATGCCGCCACATCGGGATGTCCGGACAAGACCCGCCAGAACGGAGCGAGACGGATTCATGACTCATGTTCATGCTGTCTACTTCAAAGAGTTCGCGCGATGCTTTTCGCTTGCCGTGAACGTCGGATGTACTGCTACAACCATCGTCGACCAAGGGGTGCAGTCATCCAGCGGCACCGGCGCGGTACCGCCTGCTCGGATGTAGACGGCCGTACACATTGCGTCATGGCGATGACCTTTCGCCGCGTCCTTGCGAGACCCCCGGCCGCGGCCCCGGCGCCTCACAGATTCTGGACATGATTCACAGACTCCGGGCTCCTCACACCGCCGCCACCGGTCCCCATCCGGCCGCGCCGCACGCTTCTGAGAGCGGCGCGGACGCGAAAGAATGAGGGCATGAGAGCCGAACAGATGTGCCCCTGCGGGTCCGGAACGCCCCTTTCCTCGTGCTGCGGTCCGGTGATCGACGACCCTCGGGTCGCGACCACTGCCGAACAGTTGATGCGCTCGCGATACACGGCCCGTGCCCTGGGACGCTGGAACCATCTGTGGGTGACCTGGCATCCACGGACCCGGCCGGAACTGGCCGACGAGGACGGGTTGCGGT harbors:
- a CDS encoding YchJ family protein translates to MRAEQMCPCGSGTPLSSCCGPVIDDPRVATTAEQLMRSRYTARALGRWNHLWVTWHPRTRPELADEDGLRWTGLEVLRAEAGTAGDDAGVVEYRASYREGARPGVLHEVARFRRRAGRWFYVDGDLLET
- a CDS encoding glycine betaine ABC transporter substrate-binding protein; protein product: MVRKKLLALTALLSAGALALSGCGASNSGGGSAAGSSSDEPSSNVDQKWANCKVTDGVKDSSSMDADSKKDITIGAFNGWDESFATAHLIKYELDKQGYNVTIKGFDAGPGYTGVAGGDIDLITDAWLPLTHADYIKKFGDKLENLGCWYDNAKLTIAVNKDSKAQSIGDLKSMASEYNNTLYGIEAGAGLTKTTQNSAIPKYGLDNLNFKVSSTPAMLAQLKKSTEAKQDIAVTLWTPHWAYDAYPVRDLKDPKGAMGGAEVLYSFGRPGFEKDFPKAAQLVKNMAFDDKNLSSLENVMFSDDNYGGEDQDKAVAEWAKDNPDWMKNWQEGKLQVK
- a CDS encoding quaternary amine ABC transporter ATP-binding protein → MAIVRASHVFKVFGRHEQEVVDRLKAGERRSELAHLGTAAVIDASFGVEKGETFVVMGLSGSGKSTLIRMVNGLWAPSAGEITIGENVVSEMGATQLRALRREHVSMVFQHFALLPHLTVRENAAYGLKLQRKGDKKEQLEKANEWLHTVGLKGWGDKYPHQLSGGMQQRVGLARALAAGTDILLMDEAFSALDPLIRREMQDELVELQSKIQKTIIFITHDLNEAMYLGDHIAVMRNGRIAQIGTSEEILTQPADDYVADFIQDVDRTRVLTASTVMRETDAVVSTIARPRRVLRIMETLGVSGVFVVDENRRLLGTVDDQSVVNAAREGKTEISSIVDNSDILTVKPDAPLAQLFAPSSNARVPLAVVDDGFHLLGIVPRVALLDSMSRMNEGKAAEGVVTSLEDTGELPIITEDEPIGLEPADQRTTGSVSGSGSDQATDTPTHTDDDQKEA
- a CDS encoding ABC transporter permease, which encodes MGGFDFASPRIPLGSWIESFFTWFQQTFDWLISFFNIVVGGLYDGLSAVLSAPLYLIMIVILAAIAWLCASWKVALFTLIGFYVVRAVDQWENTMSTLALVLVAVVIALIIAIPLGILAAKRAGFSAFIKPVLDFMQTMPALAYLVPMIVLFSVGQVPGAVATIIFALPPGVRFTELGIRQVDAETVEAGAAFGASPTHILARIQIPLAMPTIMAGVNQVIMLALSMVVLSGMVGAGGLGGDVVAALSQVDIGLGMEAGVAVVVVAVFLDRITSGLAKRTPLARAQAAG